A window from Salminus brasiliensis chromosome 7, fSalBra1.hap2, whole genome shotgun sequence encodes these proteins:
- the dzip1 gene encoding cilium assembly protein DZIP1 isoform X6 — protein sequence MPFYNNIYYPLPMQAQGAHSSAGIPSLLSSPQSVPSFTQSRPTGSAMFRILSCGTAAVPAPFKFRARRERVDWRQINTVDVNQVACELDFQTLQAHITAVTFCNIEGERCPCCQSQVDPALLKLFRLAQLTVEYLLHSQDCLTLSLQAAEERLHAEAQERDQLRAQLQKQNQDAKSLKEELKQRKKIIACQQAMITAGIANYHKCHHCEKAFLNASFLQSHMERRHPMEYDLKVMTDNQKKVQTIKLQEEINRLQEQLTLARSQMEMQQKDCSAKQEILMLQQSSKTQGMQTIQAQVNSNQNSEEQPLQEALQLQQKLHKQEIKWAAKMQNMKEEYEKSQLQAIQANVSRFDREAEMQRQIQELKLMLQEQRQIINFNSKQMGPSSSNPPTAVVQQEVVVPPAPEPKLKVVVSEQSGSVHKLDPIMELSQEDKDSSSISESLPDTQSWQKKVADLLKKPGLKRDMRMAVQESLHGKMLSLGIHPGVCELSNTAYKSAMAHVVSNRQQQQRENPVYSKVQKVVWGNLEQRLTKPQVVQAMAVAQSRPWSSSLPTTVTKVASGPSSRQQHITQPAHRTGTLSRTSTLVLYQNSDEDFSEEEESEEESPQAQNASHNKGPQVKTTTVKSQPRRAQLLTTLQAVDSPQALAPCSAAPQSSAQRPGVYQAPVVSVNRTEVTVVDSESEWTEGSEMEEISVKRLQKHTDQNVNIQKISLSNVKILTKNLEQQLADRGLKKTAESINTISGKRTEVLNTNNVVQELKYTEIDKDDDWEISLLEDIPAALKPSPASVRKCTDKSVDSSTSVWDTSTGKGQKPGLNDAGTGSTLKSSIVIVSDWDDSDDI from the exons ATG CCATTTTACAACAACATCTACTATCCTCTTCCAATGCAGGCCCAGGGGGCTCATTCATCAGCAGGGATTCCATCCCTGCTGAGCTCACCCCAGAGTGTGCCATCCTTCACCCAGAGCAGACCTACTGGCTCAGCCATGTTCAGAATCCTCAGCTGTGGAACTGCTGCTGTCCCTGCACCATTTAAATTTCGTGCCCGTCGCGAGAGAGTGGACTGGCGTCAGATCAACACCGTTGATGTGAACCAAGTGGCCTGTGAGTTAGATTTCCAGACACTGCAAGCCCACATCACAGCAGTGACATTCTGCAACATAGAGGGTGAAAGGTGCCCCTGCTGCCAGAGCCAAGTGGACCCAGCTCTGCTCAAGCTCTTCAGGCTCGCCCAACTCACTGTGGAATACTTGCTGCACTCCCAGGACTGCCTGACCCTCAGCTTGCAGGCAGCTGAGGAGCGGCTTCATGCTGAAGCACAAGAGAGGGACCAGCTTAGGGCGCAGCTGCAGAAACAGAACCAGGATGCCAAGTCCTTGAAGGAAGAGCTGAAGCAAAGGAAGAAGATCATTGCCTGTCAACAAGCCATGATCACTGCAGGCATAGCTAATTACCATAAG TGCCATCATTGTGAAAAAGCCTTCTTGAATGCCTCTTTTCTTCAAAGTCACATGGAACGCAGACATCCTATGGAGTATGACCTCA AGGTGATGACTGATAATCAGAAGAAAGTTCAGACTATAAAGTTACAGGAAGAGATCAACAGACTCCAGGAACAGCTGACCCTGGCTAGGTCCCAAATGGAGATGCAGCAGAAAGACTGTTCTGCCAAGCAG GAAATACTAATGTTGCAGCAGAGCAGTAAGACACAGGGCATGCAGACTATACAGGCACAGGTGAATTCAAATCAGAACAGTGAGGAGCAGCCCTTGCAGGAGGCCCTCCAGCTCCAGCAGAAACTCCACAAACAG GAAATTAAGTGGGCAGCTAAAATGCAAAACATGAAAGAAGAATACGAGAAGAGTCAA CTCCAAGCCATTCAGGCCAATGTTTCCAGGTTTGATAGGGAGGCAGAGATGCAACGACAGATTCAAGAACTGAAGCTCATGCTCCAGGAACAGCGGCAAATAATTAATTTCAACAGCAAGCAG ATGGGACCGAGCTCTTCAAATCCACCTACTGCAGTGGTACAACAAGAAG TGGTTGTTCCACCAGCTCCAGAGCCTAAACTCAAAGTGGTGGTCAGTG AGCAGTCCGGTTCGGTCCATAAATTGGATCCTATAATGGAGCTATCACAGGAGGACAAAG ATTCTTCAAGCATCTCAGAAAGCCTTCCTGACACCCAGTCATGGCAGAAGAAAGTGGCTGATCTGCTAAAGAAACCTGGCCTCAAGAGGGACATGCGAATGGCTGTGCAGGAAAGCCTCCATGGCAAGATGCTCAGCTTAGGCATTCATCCT GGTGTCTGTGAGCTCTCTAATACAGCCTATAAGAGTGCCATGGCCCATGTGGTTTCGAATAGGCAGCAGCAACAGAGGGAAAATCCAGTATACAGCAAGGTGCAGAAGGTGGTCTGGGGAAATCTGGAGCAGAGGCTCACCAAGCCACAAGTAGTACAAG CCATGGCAGTAGCTCAGTCTAGGCCGTGGTCTAGTAGTTTACCCACCACAGTCACAAAAGTAGCTTCAGGCCCTTCCTCCAGACAACAACACATAACGCAACCAGCACATCGGACTGGCACTCTGTCTAGGACCTCCACACTAGTGCTATACCAAAA TTCAGATGAAGACTTTTCAGAGGAAGAAGAGTCTGAGGAAGAATCTCCTCAGGCACAGAATGCTTCTCATAACAAAGGCCCTCAGGTGAAAACCACCACTGTGAAATCTCAGCCACGGAGAGCCCAGCTGCTCACTACCCTCCAAGCAGTAGATTCCCCTCAGGCTCTAGCACCATGCTCTGCGGCCCCTCAATCTTCAGCCCAGCGCCCTGGAGTTTACCAGGCCCCTGTGGTCAGTGTGAACAGAACAGAGGTGACTGTGGTGGACAGTGAGAGCGAGTGGACTGAAGGCAGTGAAATGGAAGAGATTTCTGTAAAACGGCTGCAGAAGCACACAGACCAGAATGTAAATATTCAGAAGATATCTCTCA GTAATGTAAAAATCCTAACCAAGAATCTGGAGCAACAACTTGCAGACCGAGGCctgaaaaaaacagcagaaagtaTTAACACCATCTCAGGGAAGCGTACAGAAGTCCTTAACACAAACAATGTGGTGCAAGAGCTGAAA TACACAGAGATTGATAAAGACGACGACTGGGAAATCTCCCTTCTGGAGGACATTCCTGCTGCACTCAAACCCAGTCCTGCCTCTGTGAGGAAATGCACAGACAAGAGTGTTGACTCCAGCACTAGTGTGTGGGACACATCCACAGGCAAAGGACAGAAGCCAG gTCTCAATGATGCAGGCACAGGCAGCACCCTGAAGAGCAGTATTGTGATAGTTAGTGACTGGGATGATTCAGATGACATTTAA
- the dzip1 gene encoding cilium assembly protein DZIP1 isoform X4, which yields MPFYNNIYYPLPMQAQGAHSSAGIPSLLSSPQSVPSFTQSRPTGSAMFRILSCGTAAVPAPFKFRARRERVDWRQINTVDVNQVACELDFQTLQAHITAVTFCNIEGERCPCCQSQVDPALLKLFRLAQLTVEYLLHSQDCLTLSLQAAEERLHAEAQERDQLRAQLQKQNQDAKSLKEELKQRKKIIACQQAMITAGIANYHKCHHCEKAFLNASFLQSHMERRHPMEYDLKVMTDNQKKVQTIKLQEEINRLQEQLTLARSQMEMQQKDCSAKQEKDFTQKEEKFMKQLEIWKEDERVCMNSKIDKVKQACQREMDSLHQRNRNLEKEILMLQQSSKTQGMQTIQAQVNSNQNSEEQPLQEALQLQQKLHKQEIKWAAKMQNMKEEYEKSQLQAIQANVSRFDREAEMQRQIQELKLMLQEQRQIINFNSKQMGPSSSNPPTAVVQQEVVVPPAPEPKLKVVVSDSSSISESLPDTQSWQKKVADLLKKPGLKRDMRMAVQESLHGKMLSLGIHPGVCELSNTAYKSAMAHVVSNRQQQQRENPVYSKVQKVVWGNLEQRLTKPQVVQAMAVAQSRPWSSSLPTTVTKVASGPSSRQQHITQPAHRTGTLSRTSTLVLYQNSDEDFSEEEESEEESPQAQNASHNKGPQVKTTTVKSQPRRAQLLTTLQAVDSPQALAPCSAAPQSSAQRPGVYQAPVVSVNRTEVTVVDSESEWTEGSEMEEISVKRLQKHTDQNVNIQKISLSNVKILTKNLEQQLADRGLKKTAESINTISGKRTEVLNTNNVVQELKYTEIDKDDDWEISLLEDIPAALKPSPASVRKCTDKSVDSSTSVWDTSTGKGQKPGLNDAGTGSTLKSSIVIVSDWDDSDDI from the exons ATG CCATTTTACAACAACATCTACTATCCTCTTCCAATGCAGGCCCAGGGGGCTCATTCATCAGCAGGGATTCCATCCCTGCTGAGCTCACCCCAGAGTGTGCCATCCTTCACCCAGAGCAGACCTACTGGCTCAGCCATGTTCAGAATCCTCAGCTGTGGAACTGCTGCTGTCCCTGCACCATTTAAATTTCGTGCCCGTCGCGAGAGAGTGGACTGGCGTCAGATCAACACCGTTGATGTGAACCAAGTGGCCTGTGAGTTAGATTTCCAGACACTGCAAGCCCACATCACAGCAGTGACATTCTGCAACATAGAGGGTGAAAGGTGCCCCTGCTGCCAGAGCCAAGTGGACCCAGCTCTGCTCAAGCTCTTCAGGCTCGCCCAACTCACTGTGGAATACTTGCTGCACTCCCAGGACTGCCTGACCCTCAGCTTGCAGGCAGCTGAGGAGCGGCTTCATGCTGAAGCACAAGAGAGGGACCAGCTTAGGGCGCAGCTGCAGAAACAGAACCAGGATGCCAAGTCCTTGAAGGAAGAGCTGAAGCAAAGGAAGAAGATCATTGCCTGTCAACAAGCCATGATCACTGCAGGCATAGCTAATTACCATAAG TGCCATCATTGTGAAAAAGCCTTCTTGAATGCCTCTTTTCTTCAAAGTCACATGGAACGCAGACATCCTATGGAGTATGACCTCA AGGTGATGACTGATAATCAGAAGAAAGTTCAGACTATAAAGTTACAGGAAGAGATCAACAGACTCCAGGAACAGCTGACCCTGGCTAGGTCCCAAATGGAGATGCAGCAGAAAGACTGTTCTGCCAAGCAG GAAAAGGATTTTACTCAAAAAGAGGAGAAGTTTATGAAACAGCTGGAAATCTGGAAGGAGGATGAGAGGGTATGCATGAACAGCAAAATAGATAAAGTCAAGCAGGCCTGCCAGAGAGAGATGGACTCCCTGCACCAGAGGAATAGAAATCTAGAGAAA GAAATACTAATGTTGCAGCAGAGCAGTAAGACACAGGGCATGCAGACTATACAGGCACAGGTGAATTCAAATCAGAACAGTGAGGAGCAGCCCTTGCAGGAGGCCCTCCAGCTCCAGCAGAAACTCCACAAACAG GAAATTAAGTGGGCAGCTAAAATGCAAAACATGAAAGAAGAATACGAGAAGAGTCAA CTCCAAGCCATTCAGGCCAATGTTTCCAGGTTTGATAGGGAGGCAGAGATGCAACGACAGATTCAAGAACTGAAGCTCATGCTCCAGGAACAGCGGCAAATAATTAATTTCAACAGCAAGCAG ATGGGACCGAGCTCTTCAAATCCACCTACTGCAGTGGTACAACAAGAAG TGGTTGTTCCACCAGCTCCAGAGCCTAAACTCAAAGTGGTGGTCAGTG ATTCTTCAAGCATCTCAGAAAGCCTTCCTGACACCCAGTCATGGCAGAAGAAAGTGGCTGATCTGCTAAAGAAACCTGGCCTCAAGAGGGACATGCGAATGGCTGTGCAGGAAAGCCTCCATGGCAAGATGCTCAGCTTAGGCATTCATCCT GGTGTCTGTGAGCTCTCTAATACAGCCTATAAGAGTGCCATGGCCCATGTGGTTTCGAATAGGCAGCAGCAACAGAGGGAAAATCCAGTATACAGCAAGGTGCAGAAGGTGGTCTGGGGAAATCTGGAGCAGAGGCTCACCAAGCCACAAGTAGTACAAG CCATGGCAGTAGCTCAGTCTAGGCCGTGGTCTAGTAGTTTACCCACCACAGTCACAAAAGTAGCTTCAGGCCCTTCCTCCAGACAACAACACATAACGCAACCAGCACATCGGACTGGCACTCTGTCTAGGACCTCCACACTAGTGCTATACCAAAA TTCAGATGAAGACTTTTCAGAGGAAGAAGAGTCTGAGGAAGAATCTCCTCAGGCACAGAATGCTTCTCATAACAAAGGCCCTCAGGTGAAAACCACCACTGTGAAATCTCAGCCACGGAGAGCCCAGCTGCTCACTACCCTCCAAGCAGTAGATTCCCCTCAGGCTCTAGCACCATGCTCTGCGGCCCCTCAATCTTCAGCCCAGCGCCCTGGAGTTTACCAGGCCCCTGTGGTCAGTGTGAACAGAACAGAGGTGACTGTGGTGGACAGTGAGAGCGAGTGGACTGAAGGCAGTGAAATGGAAGAGATTTCTGTAAAACGGCTGCAGAAGCACACAGACCAGAATGTAAATATTCAGAAGATATCTCTCA GTAATGTAAAAATCCTAACCAAGAATCTGGAGCAACAACTTGCAGACCGAGGCctgaaaaaaacagcagaaagtaTTAACACCATCTCAGGGAAGCGTACAGAAGTCCTTAACACAAACAATGTGGTGCAAGAGCTGAAA TACACAGAGATTGATAAAGACGACGACTGGGAAATCTCCCTTCTGGAGGACATTCCTGCTGCACTCAAACCCAGTCCTGCCTCTGTGAGGAAATGCACAGACAAGAGTGTTGACTCCAGCACTAGTGTGTGGGACACATCCACAGGCAAAGGACAGAAGCCAG gTCTCAATGATGCAGGCACAGGCAGCACCCTGAAGAGCAGTATTGTGATAGTTAGTGACTGGGATGATTCAGATGACATTTAA
- the dzip1 gene encoding cilium assembly protein DZIP1 isoform X5: MFRILSCGTAAVPAPFKFRARRERVDWRQINTVDVNQVACELDFQTLQAHITAVTFCNIEGERCPCCQSQVDPALLKLFRLAQLTVEYLLHSQDCLTLSLQAAEERLHAEAQERDQLRAQLQKQNQDAKSLKEELKQRKKIIACQQAMITAGIANYHKCHHCEKAFLNASFLQSHMERRHPMEYDLKVMTDNQKKVQTIKLQEEINRLQEQLTLARSQMEMQQKDCSAKQEKDFTQKEEKFMKQLEIWKEDERVCMNSKIDKVKQACQREMDSLHQRNRNLEKEILMLQQSSKTQGMQTIQAQVNSNQNSEEQPLQEALQLQQKLHKQEIKWAAKMQNMKEEYEKSQLQAIQANVSRFDREAEMQRQIQELKLMLQEQRQIINFNSKQMGPSSSNPPTAVVQQEVVVPPAPEPKLKVVVSEQSGSVHKLDPIMELSQEDKDSSSISESLPDTQSWQKKVADLLKKPGLKRDMRMAVQESLHGKMLSLGIHPGVCELSNTAYKSAMAHVVSNRQQQQRENPVYSKVQKVVWGNLEQRLTKPQVVQAMAVAQSRPWSSSLPTTVTKVASGPSSRQQHITQPAHRTGTLSRTSTLVLYQNSDEDFSEEEESEEESPQAQNASHNKGPQVKTTTVKSQPRRAQLLTTLQAVDSPQALAPCSAAPQSSAQRPGVYQAPVVSVNRTEVTVVDSESEWTEGSEMEEISVKRLQKHTDQNVNIQKISLSNVKILTKNLEQQLADRGLKKTAESINTISGKRTEVLNTNNVVQELKYTEIDKDDDWEISLLEDIPAALKPSPASVRKCTDKSVDSSTSVWDTSTGKGQKPGLNDAGTGSTLKSSIVIVSDWDDSDDI; encoded by the exons ATGTTCAGAATCCTCAGCTGTGGAACTGCTGCTGTCCCTGCACCATTTAAATTTCGTGCCCGTCGCGAGAGAGTGGACTGGCGTCAGATCAACACCGTTGATGTGAACCAAGTGGCCTGTGAGTTAGATTTCCAGACACTGCAAGCCCACATCACAGCAGTGACATTCTGCAACATAGAGGGTGAAAGGTGCCCCTGCTGCCAGAGCCAAGTGGACCCAGCTCTGCTCAAGCTCTTCAGGCTCGCCCAACTCACTGTGGAATACTTGCTGCACTCCCAGGACTGCCTGACCCTCAGCTTGCAGGCAGCTGAGGAGCGGCTTCATGCTGAAGCACAAGAGAGGGACCAGCTTAGGGCGCAGCTGCAGAAACAGAACCAGGATGCCAAGTCCTTGAAGGAAGAGCTGAAGCAAAGGAAGAAGATCATTGCCTGTCAACAAGCCATGATCACTGCAGGCATAGCTAATTACCATAAG TGCCATCATTGTGAAAAAGCCTTCTTGAATGCCTCTTTTCTTCAAAGTCACATGGAACGCAGACATCCTATGGAGTATGACCTCA AGGTGATGACTGATAATCAGAAGAAAGTTCAGACTATAAAGTTACAGGAAGAGATCAACAGACTCCAGGAACAGCTGACCCTGGCTAGGTCCCAAATGGAGATGCAGCAGAAAGACTGTTCTGCCAAGCAG GAAAAGGATTTTACTCAAAAAGAGGAGAAGTTTATGAAACAGCTGGAAATCTGGAAGGAGGATGAGAGGGTATGCATGAACAGCAAAATAGATAAAGTCAAGCAGGCCTGCCAGAGAGAGATGGACTCCCTGCACCAGAGGAATAGAAATCTAGAGAAA GAAATACTAATGTTGCAGCAGAGCAGTAAGACACAGGGCATGCAGACTATACAGGCACAGGTGAATTCAAATCAGAACAGTGAGGAGCAGCCCTTGCAGGAGGCCCTCCAGCTCCAGCAGAAACTCCACAAACAG GAAATTAAGTGGGCAGCTAAAATGCAAAACATGAAAGAAGAATACGAGAAGAGTCAA CTCCAAGCCATTCAGGCCAATGTTTCCAGGTTTGATAGGGAGGCAGAGATGCAACGACAGATTCAAGAACTGAAGCTCATGCTCCAGGAACAGCGGCAAATAATTAATTTCAACAGCAAGCAG ATGGGACCGAGCTCTTCAAATCCACCTACTGCAGTGGTACAACAAGAAG TGGTTGTTCCACCAGCTCCAGAGCCTAAACTCAAAGTGGTGGTCAGTG AGCAGTCCGGTTCGGTCCATAAATTGGATCCTATAATGGAGCTATCACAGGAGGACAAAG ATTCTTCAAGCATCTCAGAAAGCCTTCCTGACACCCAGTCATGGCAGAAGAAAGTGGCTGATCTGCTAAAGAAACCTGGCCTCAAGAGGGACATGCGAATGGCTGTGCAGGAAAGCCTCCATGGCAAGATGCTCAGCTTAGGCATTCATCCT GGTGTCTGTGAGCTCTCTAATACAGCCTATAAGAGTGCCATGGCCCATGTGGTTTCGAATAGGCAGCAGCAACAGAGGGAAAATCCAGTATACAGCAAGGTGCAGAAGGTGGTCTGGGGAAATCTGGAGCAGAGGCTCACCAAGCCACAAGTAGTACAAG CCATGGCAGTAGCTCAGTCTAGGCCGTGGTCTAGTAGTTTACCCACCACAGTCACAAAAGTAGCTTCAGGCCCTTCCTCCAGACAACAACACATAACGCAACCAGCACATCGGACTGGCACTCTGTCTAGGACCTCCACACTAGTGCTATACCAAAA TTCAGATGAAGACTTTTCAGAGGAAGAAGAGTCTGAGGAAGAATCTCCTCAGGCACAGAATGCTTCTCATAACAAAGGCCCTCAGGTGAAAACCACCACTGTGAAATCTCAGCCACGGAGAGCCCAGCTGCTCACTACCCTCCAAGCAGTAGATTCCCCTCAGGCTCTAGCACCATGCTCTGCGGCCCCTCAATCTTCAGCCCAGCGCCCTGGAGTTTACCAGGCCCCTGTGGTCAGTGTGAACAGAACAGAGGTGACTGTGGTGGACAGTGAGAGCGAGTGGACTGAAGGCAGTGAAATGGAAGAGATTTCTGTAAAACGGCTGCAGAAGCACACAGACCAGAATGTAAATATTCAGAAGATATCTCTCA GTAATGTAAAAATCCTAACCAAGAATCTGGAGCAACAACTTGCAGACCGAGGCctgaaaaaaacagcagaaagtaTTAACACCATCTCAGGGAAGCGTACAGAAGTCCTTAACACAAACAATGTGGTGCAAGAGCTGAAA TACACAGAGATTGATAAAGACGACGACTGGGAAATCTCCCTTCTGGAGGACATTCCTGCTGCACTCAAACCCAGTCCTGCCTCTGTGAGGAAATGCACAGACAAGAGTGTTGACTCCAGCACTAGTGTGTGGGACACATCCACAGGCAAAGGACAGAAGCCAG gTCTCAATGATGCAGGCACAGGCAGCACCCTGAAGAGCAGTATTGTGATAGTTAGTGACTGGGATGATTCAGATGACATTTAA
- the dzip1 gene encoding cilium assembly protein DZIP1 isoform X7, whose product MPFYNNIYYPLPMQAQGAHSSAGIPSLLSSPQSVPSFTQSRPTGSAMFRILSCGTAAVPAPFKFRARRERVDWRQINTVDVNQVACELDFQTLQAHITAVTFCNIEGERCPCCQSQVDPALLKLFRLAQLTVEYLLHSQDCLTLSLQAAEERLHAEAQERDQLRAQLQKQNQDAKSLKEELKQRKKIIACQQAMITAGIANYHKCHHCEKAFLNASFLQSHMERRHPMEYDLKVMTDNQKKVQTIKLQEEINRLQEQLTLARSQMEMQQKDCSAKQEKDFTQKEEKFMKQLEIWKEDERVCMNSKIDKVKQACQREMDSLHQRNRNLEKEILMLQQSSKTQGMQTIQAQVNSNQNSEEQPLQEALQLQQKLHKQEIKWAAKMQNMKEEYEKSQLQAIQANVSRFDREAEMQRQIQELKLMLQEQRQIINFNSKQMGPSSSNPPTAVVQQEVVVPPAPEPKLKVVVSEQSGSVHKLDPIMELSQEDKDSSSISESLPDTQSWQKKVADLLKKPGLKRDMRMAVQESLHGKMLSLGIHPGVCELSNTAYKSAMAHVVSNRQQQQRENPVYSKVQKVVWGNLEQRLTKPQVVQAMAVAQSRPWSSSLPTTVTKVASGPSSRQQHITQPAHRTGTLSRTSTLVLYQNSDEDFSEEEESEEESPQAQNASHNKGPQVKTTTVKSQPRRAQLLTTLQAVDSPQALAPCSAAPQSSAQRPGVYQAPVVSVNRTEVTVVDSESEWTEGSEMEEISVKRLQKHTDQNVNIQKISLSNVKILTKNLEQQLADRGLKKTAESINTISGKRTEVLNTNNVVQELKEYKKKKKRKNCEIMCSVIM is encoded by the exons ATG CCATTTTACAACAACATCTACTATCCTCTTCCAATGCAGGCCCAGGGGGCTCATTCATCAGCAGGGATTCCATCCCTGCTGAGCTCACCCCAGAGTGTGCCATCCTTCACCCAGAGCAGACCTACTGGCTCAGCCATGTTCAGAATCCTCAGCTGTGGAACTGCTGCTGTCCCTGCACCATTTAAATTTCGTGCCCGTCGCGAGAGAGTGGACTGGCGTCAGATCAACACCGTTGATGTGAACCAAGTGGCCTGTGAGTTAGATTTCCAGACACTGCAAGCCCACATCACAGCAGTGACATTCTGCAACATAGAGGGTGAAAGGTGCCCCTGCTGCCAGAGCCAAGTGGACCCAGCTCTGCTCAAGCTCTTCAGGCTCGCCCAACTCACTGTGGAATACTTGCTGCACTCCCAGGACTGCCTGACCCTCAGCTTGCAGGCAGCTGAGGAGCGGCTTCATGCTGAAGCACAAGAGAGGGACCAGCTTAGGGCGCAGCTGCAGAAACAGAACCAGGATGCCAAGTCCTTGAAGGAAGAGCTGAAGCAAAGGAAGAAGATCATTGCCTGTCAACAAGCCATGATCACTGCAGGCATAGCTAATTACCATAAG TGCCATCATTGTGAAAAAGCCTTCTTGAATGCCTCTTTTCTTCAAAGTCACATGGAACGCAGACATCCTATGGAGTATGACCTCA AGGTGATGACTGATAATCAGAAGAAAGTTCAGACTATAAAGTTACAGGAAGAGATCAACAGACTCCAGGAACAGCTGACCCTGGCTAGGTCCCAAATGGAGATGCAGCAGAAAGACTGTTCTGCCAAGCAG GAAAAGGATTTTACTCAAAAAGAGGAGAAGTTTATGAAACAGCTGGAAATCTGGAAGGAGGATGAGAGGGTATGCATGAACAGCAAAATAGATAAAGTCAAGCAGGCCTGCCAGAGAGAGATGGACTCCCTGCACCAGAGGAATAGAAATCTAGAGAAA GAAATACTAATGTTGCAGCAGAGCAGTAAGACACAGGGCATGCAGACTATACAGGCACAGGTGAATTCAAATCAGAACAGTGAGGAGCAGCCCTTGCAGGAGGCCCTCCAGCTCCAGCAGAAACTCCACAAACAG GAAATTAAGTGGGCAGCTAAAATGCAAAACATGAAAGAAGAATACGAGAAGAGTCAA CTCCAAGCCATTCAGGCCAATGTTTCCAGGTTTGATAGGGAGGCAGAGATGCAACGACAGATTCAAGAACTGAAGCTCATGCTCCAGGAACAGCGGCAAATAATTAATTTCAACAGCAAGCAG ATGGGACCGAGCTCTTCAAATCCACCTACTGCAGTGGTACAACAAGAAG TGGTTGTTCCACCAGCTCCAGAGCCTAAACTCAAAGTGGTGGTCAGTG AGCAGTCCGGTTCGGTCCATAAATTGGATCCTATAATGGAGCTATCACAGGAGGACAAAG ATTCTTCAAGCATCTCAGAAAGCCTTCCTGACACCCAGTCATGGCAGAAGAAAGTGGCTGATCTGCTAAAGAAACCTGGCCTCAAGAGGGACATGCGAATGGCTGTGCAGGAAAGCCTCCATGGCAAGATGCTCAGCTTAGGCATTCATCCT GGTGTCTGTGAGCTCTCTAATACAGCCTATAAGAGTGCCATGGCCCATGTGGTTTCGAATAGGCAGCAGCAACAGAGGGAAAATCCAGTATACAGCAAGGTGCAGAAGGTGGTCTGGGGAAATCTGGAGCAGAGGCTCACCAAGCCACAAGTAGTACAAG CCATGGCAGTAGCTCAGTCTAGGCCGTGGTCTAGTAGTTTACCCACCACAGTCACAAAAGTAGCTTCAGGCCCTTCCTCCAGACAACAACACATAACGCAACCAGCACATCGGACTGGCACTCTGTCTAGGACCTCCACACTAGTGCTATACCAAAA TTCAGATGAAGACTTTTCAGAGGAAGAAGAGTCTGAGGAAGAATCTCCTCAGGCACAGAATGCTTCTCATAACAAAGGCCCTCAGGTGAAAACCACCACTGTGAAATCTCAGCCACGGAGAGCCCAGCTGCTCACTACCCTCCAAGCAGTAGATTCCCCTCAGGCTCTAGCACCATGCTCTGCGGCCCCTCAATCTTCAGCCCAGCGCCCTGGAGTTTACCAGGCCCCTGTGGTCAGTGTGAACAGAACAGAGGTGACTGTGGTGGACAGTGAGAGCGAGTGGACTGAAGGCAGTGAAATGGAAGAGATTTCTGTAAAACGGCTGCAGAAGCACACAGACCAGAATGTAAATATTCAGAAGATATCTCTCA GTAATGTAAAAATCCTAACCAAGAATCTGGAGCAACAACTTGCAGACCGAGGCctgaaaaaaacagcagaaagtaTTAACACCATCTCAGGGAAGCGTACAGAAGTCCTTAACACAAACAATGTGGTGCAAGAGCTGAAA GAatataagaagaagaagaagaggaagaattgtgaaataatgtgttctgtgataatgtaa